One Endozoicomonas gorgoniicola DNA window includes the following coding sequences:
- a CDS encoding dimethyl sulfoxide reductase anchor subunit family protein — protein MSELPLVFFTVLAQSAVGLFVTLGLVEMLAKPNEKVMTRSFMAVFVLLGLAAVASTTHLGQPFRMFNVLFGLEHFSALSLEIVALSLFGGAGVTYTAMRLFGIAPGLQKLVLPVAMVLGVVFVLAISRVYTLATVPSWNSNWTPFQFLMTAAVAGPIAAAALLRFQSVNLSGLALTDKALGMAVLMTMTIALVGYVGYLFWLGQLSVAVNPLAMLSYGQMLAVVRLVLLVGGVLMFAVSAMRGSSSGYQAAISFVVVLASELMGRAFFYDIHLSAGSGM, from the coding sequence ATGAGTGAGTTGCCTTTGGTTTTCTTCACTGTTCTGGCACAAAGTGCAGTTGGTTTGTTTGTCACTCTTGGCCTGGTTGAAATGCTGGCCAAGCCCAATGAAAAGGTGATGACACGCAGCTTTATGGCCGTGTTTGTTCTGTTGGGTTTGGCTGCGGTGGCATCGACCACCCACCTGGGACAACCTTTCCGGATGTTCAACGTATTGTTCGGTCTGGAACACTTCTCTGCTCTGAGTCTGGAAATTGTGGCTCTTAGCCTGTTTGGTGGTGCCGGTGTCACCTATACGGCTATGCGGCTTTTTGGTATTGCACCAGGATTGCAAAAGCTGGTGTTGCCTGTTGCCATGGTGTTGGGAGTTGTTTTTGTTCTTGCTATTTCAAGAGTTTACACGCTGGCAACAGTACCGAGCTGGAACAGCAACTGGACACCTTTTCAGTTCCTGATGACGGCAGCGGTTGCGGGGCCTATAGCGGCGGCTGCATTATTGCGCTTTCAGTCAGTCAACCTTAGCGGTCTGGCTCTGACTGACAAAGCGTTAGGAATGGCTGTATTGATGACAATGACCATTGCCCTGGTGGGTTATGTAGGCTACTTGTTCTGGCTGGGACAGTTGTCGGTTGCTGTTAACCCTCTGGCGATGTTGAGCTACGGTCAGATGCTGGCGGTGGTTCGTCTGGTGCTTCTGGTGGGTGGGGTACTGATGTTTGCAGTCTCTGCCATGCGTGGCAGCAGCAGTGGTTATCAGGCTGCAATCAGCTTTGTTGTCGTGCTGGCCTCTGAACTTATGGGTCGTGCTTTCTTCTACGATATCCATCTGAGTGCCGGTTCCGGTATGTAA
- a CDS encoding DMSO/selenate family reductase complex B subunit, whose protein sequence is MAQMGFYVDTSKCTGCKTCQLSCKDKNDLPVGMNWRRVYEYSGGDWVQHEDGTFSNDVFAYYVSISCNHCAQPACTKACPTGAMHKREEDGLVVVDDTVCVGCRYCEMACPYGAPQFNPVKKVMSKCNGCYERVATGQKPVCVESCPLRALEFGPIDELRARYGNRADIAPLPDQTLTNPSVIIGTSRNSRLSGDKEGKIENPQEVGL, encoded by the coding sequence ATGGCTCAAATGGGATTCTATGTCGATACCAGTAAGTGTACCGGCTGTAAAACCTGTCAACTGTCTTGTAAAGACAAAAATGATCTGCCAGTAGGTATGAACTGGCGTCGTGTTTACGAATACTCCGGAGGCGACTGGGTTCAGCACGAAGACGGTACTTTCAGCAATGATGTGTTTGCTTATTATGTATCCATCAGCTGTAACCACTGTGCGCAGCCTGCCTGTACCAAAGCATGCCCGACAGGCGCTATGCATAAGCGTGAAGAAGATGGTCTGGTCGTTGTGGACGACACCGTATGCGTAGGCTGCCGTTACTGTGAAATGGCCTGTCCTTACGGGGCACCACAGTTTAACCCGGTCAAGAAAGTTATGAGTAAGTGCAATGGCTGTTATGAAAGAGTGGCTACAGGCCAGAAGCCAGTGTGTGTTGAGTCCTGCCCGCTGCGTGCGCTGGAGTTTGGCCCGATTGATGAATTGCGTGCCAGATACGGAAACCGTGCCGATATTGCGCCACTGCCGGATCAGACGCTGACCAATCCATCAGTGATTATTGGTACCTCTCGTAATTCCCGCCTGAGCGGTGATAAAGAAGGCAAAATTGAGAACCCGCAGGAGGTAGGATTATGA
- a CDS encoding DMSO/selenate family reductase complex A subunit, whose product MKNWLDETILSPMKRRRFMKWGSLLGGASVVSAGLPLKSVAKASFTDKKTPENKTTWSACMVNCGSRCALQVHTNDGVITQIESDNRGDDKVFGEHQIRACLRGRSIKHRVYNPDRLKYPMKRIGERGEGRFERISWDEALDLLADKLKYTIDTHGNDSIFFTYGTGTQGYRTDGQHALHRLMNMLGGYLKYWGNYSWGQIQHALPFTYGDTKAAANGSYTSEIKNADLLVMFGYNPAETRMSGGGEIYEHSVAVRERNVRTIIIDPRYTDTMLGKEDEWIPIRPGTDAALVEGIAHVLITENLVDQAFLDKYCQGYDEKTLPASAPKNGHYKAHILGQGPDGIEKTPVWASGMTGIPAKKIIQLAREIGSAKPAYILQGTGIQRQANGEQSARSIVMLPILTGNIGLPGTNTGDMPANYSYPVPMIPTGKNPVKAAIPFFGWTDAIVRGQEMTDKTDGVLGVKQLNTSIKMLISYASNMLANQHADINRTREILRDESLCEFIVLLDNHMTPSARFADLLLPDVTTLENTEVSSDGYASGSMGAVVPLVPAIKPMYECRSAYDVCVGVAERFGIREQYTEGRTHEQWVEHLYAGARAKDSRLPSLEQLRKDGPLRVMAPEDNRVALEDFRTDPVKHALGTPSGKIEIYSTKLEKIAKEWVLPEGDVITPIPQYVTTWESHLDPLTEKYPLQLVGFHTKGRVHSTYHNIPVLREAVMDGVWMNPVDAKARGIKNGDQVRIWNDRGETRVLAKVTPRIIPGVMALGEGAWYKPDRKGVDRGGCFNVLTNQRPTPLSKGNPQHTNLVEIARV is encoded by the coding sequence ATGAAAAACTGGCTTGATGAAACGATCCTGTCGCCTATGAAGCGGCGCCGCTTTATGAAGTGGGGCTCGCTGTTAGGAGGCGCCTCTGTAGTCAGCGCTGGACTGCCGTTAAAGTCTGTTGCCAAAGCTTCTTTTACTGATAAGAAAACCCCCGAAAACAAAACGACCTGGTCCGCCTGTATGGTGAATTGCGGGAGCCGCTGCGCACTGCAGGTGCATACCAATGACGGCGTTATTACCCAAATAGAGTCTGATAATCGGGGTGATGATAAAGTTTTTGGAGAGCACCAGATTCGTGCCTGCCTGCGAGGTCGTTCTATTAAACATCGGGTTTATAATCCGGATCGTCTGAAATACCCGATGAAACGTATCGGTGAGCGTGGTGAAGGGCGTTTTGAACGCATTAGCTGGGACGAAGCCCTGGACTTGCTGGCCGATAAGCTGAAGTACACGATTGACACCCACGGCAATGATTCCATCTTTTTCACCTATGGCACTGGTACCCAAGGCTATCGTACAGATGGTCAGCATGCCCTGCATCGCCTGATGAATATGCTGGGTGGATACCTGAAATACTGGGGTAACTACAGCTGGGGGCAGATTCAGCATGCCCTGCCTTTCACATACGGCGATACCAAGGCCGCTGCTAATGGCAGTTATACCTCAGAAATTAAGAACGCAGATCTGCTGGTGATGTTTGGGTACAACCCGGCTGAAACCCGAATGAGTGGCGGTGGTGAAATTTACGAACACAGTGTGGCTGTGCGTGAGAGAAATGTTCGTACCATCATTATTGATCCTCGTTATACCGACACTATGCTGGGTAAAGAAGATGAATGGATTCCTATTCGTCCCGGAACCGATGCTGCGCTGGTTGAAGGTATTGCCCATGTGTTGATTACCGAGAACCTGGTGGATCAGGCATTCCTGGATAAATATTGCCAGGGCTATGATGAAAAAACACTGCCAGCCAGTGCACCGAAAAATGGACACTATAAAGCTCATATCCTGGGTCAGGGGCCCGACGGTATCGAAAAGACACCTGTGTGGGCTTCTGGCATGACTGGTATTCCAGCCAAAAAGATTATTCAGCTGGCTCGCGAAATTGGTTCTGCCAAACCGGCTTATATCCTTCAGGGTACTGGCATTCAACGTCAGGCCAACGGTGAGCAGTCAGCCCGCTCTATTGTTATGTTGCCCATTCTGACCGGTAACATTGGTCTGCCCGGTACTAATACCGGTGATATGCCTGCGAACTATAGCTATCCGGTGCCAATGATTCCGACCGGAAAAAACCCTGTAAAAGCTGCTATTCCTTTCTTTGGCTGGACGGATGCTATCGTCCGGGGTCAGGAAATGACAGACAAAACGGATGGTGTTCTTGGCGTTAAGCAATTAAACACGTCAATTAAAATGCTGATCAGTTATGCCAGTAATATGTTGGCAAACCAGCATGCTGATATAAACCGCACGAGAGAAATCTTGCGAGATGAAAGCCTGTGTGAGTTTATCGTTCTTCTCGATAACCATATGACACCGAGCGCACGCTTTGCTGATTTGCTGTTACCTGATGTGACGACTCTGGAAAACACAGAGGTCAGCTCCGATGGTTACGCTTCCGGTTCTATGGGTGCAGTTGTACCTCTGGTTCCCGCTATTAAGCCGATGTATGAGTGCCGCAGTGCTTACGATGTGTGTGTGGGCGTGGCGGAACGTTTTGGAATTCGTGAGCAGTATACAGAGGGTCGTACCCATGAGCAGTGGGTTGAGCATCTGTACGCCGGAGCCCGGGCCAAAGATTCCCGTCTACCTTCTCTGGAACAGCTGCGAAAAGACGGTCCTTTAAGGGTAATGGCGCCGGAAGATAACCGGGTTGCACTGGAAGACTTCCGTACTGACCCGGTGAAACACGCGTTAGGGACACCTTCGGGTAAAATTGAAATCTACTCCACCAAGCTGGAGAAGATTGCAAAAGAGTGGGTTCTGCCTGAAGGCGATGTCATCACCCCGATACCGCAATATGTGACCACCTGGGAAAGTCATCTTGATCCGCTGACAGAGAAGTATCCTTTGCAGCTGGTCGGTTTCCACACTAAAGGGCGGGTTCACTCGACTTATCATAACATTCCGGTACTGCGTGAAGCCGTGATGGATGGTGTCTGGATGAACCCAGTGGATGCGAAGGCTCGTGGCATTAAAAATGGCGATCAGGTACGCATCTGGAATGACCGTGGTGAAACCCGGGTTCTGGCTAAGGTCACTCCACGAATCATTCCCGGAGTGATGGCTTTGGGTGAAGGTGCCTGGTACAAGCCGGATCGTAAAGGGGTTGATCGTGGTGGTTGTTTTAATGTGTTAACGAATCAAAGGCCAACACCTTTGTCGAAAGGGAACCCCCAACACACCAATCTGGTTGAAATCGCCAGGGTCTGA